Genomic DNA from Chloroflexota bacterium:
TCCCTCCGCGACGGACTCCTGCGTGGCGAGCCCCGCGTCGAGCAGGCCCGCCAAGTCTCGCTCTGGCTCCTCCTGGCTGGAGCCCTGTTGGCGCTCGCCGCCTTCCTCCAAGGTGTGGGGGCAGCCCTGATCTGGGCCTGCACGGCGGCCGTTGTATTCGACGCCTGGCTGCTCTTCGTGCTCGCCAGCACGGCGCGAGTCAGTCGCGAGGTCGAGGCCCCATTGCGGACGGTGGGAATCGGCCACGCGGGCAGGGCACTGATCATCTACCACTCGGCAGCCGGCGGACTCATGCGCGCGATGCAGGAGGCCTTCGCCGCTGGACTAGAAGAGCAGGGGTGGACCGTCGATCTGTCCACGGCGAGTCGAATCAGTCCCGACGACCTGGCGGCGTATCGCCTCCTGGTCATCGGGTCTCCGTGCTACAACCGGGGCGTCTCGCGCCCCGTGCGCGCGTATCTCGATCGCGTTGGGGACCTGAAGGGAATTCCCGTCGTGATCGTGGTGACGGGTTTTAACTACACCGAGCGGGCGATGGCCGTATTGCGAGCGCTTGTCGAGAGCCGACACGGTAACGTCGTGGACCAGATCGAGCTGTGGACCGCGCGGGAAAATGTCCCGAGATACGGCACGCGCGACCTTGCCGAGATCATGCGACGAGCCGGCGCATACCACGGCAAGCGCCTGAGGGCCTCGGCCGCGTAGCTGCGCGTTTCCCACCACCGCGGCGTGTGCTGTATCTTCGCGCTATGCCAATGTGGCATTCGGCACGCGGGCTGCGCGACCTTCGCGCCGCCGGGAAGTGGTGAGGCGAACGTGCGAGTCTCCATCTGGAACTACGGCTTTGCCGCCGTGGTCTTTTTCCTGGCGGCCGCCGCGAGTTACGGCGTGCACCTGGTCGTCGGGCCATTCCCGGCCGTCGGATACTTCGTCGCGATTGCATTCACGGCGGGCCGCGTGCCGTTTGGCCCCGTCGTGGTGATCGCCGCCCTCAGCGCCCTCGCCATCGATTTCTTCTATCTTCCTCCGATCTACTCCATCAACCCACTTCAGGATGTCGCGATCACGCTCGGCTTCCTGGCCGTGGCCCTCGTCGTGAAGCTGCTCAATGACCGGCTCAGGGATGCCGA
This window encodes:
- a CDS encoding DUF4118 domain-containing protein, with amino-acid sequence MRVSIWNYGFAAVVFFLAAAASYGVHLVVGPFPAVGYFVAIAFTAGRVPFGPVVVIAALSALAIDFFYLPPIYSINPLQDVAITLGFLAVALVVKLLNDRLRDAERSTAQLEGVVFAAGEMRERLSPRLSAAAGAIDLALCDELPDDIRKQLQVARDNLDVAEGDVNRFQQVGRLETRELPYGRILDLDRSTDLGPRGEPGKIHQE